Proteins encoded in a region of the Labrus bergylta chromosome 9, fLabBer1.1, whole genome shotgun sequence genome:
- the rlim gene encoding E3 ubiquitin-protein ligase RNF12-A — MEGSDSLDQSGSDQPESQRTSQQDRLSREEAFYQFVNNLSDEDYRLMRDNNLLGTPGEATEDELLSRLQQLKDGPEQQNNTPTPENGDDPVEPPENSEDPASGDSLLDWLNTVRRTGNTTRTGHRGNQSWRAVSQTNPNSGDFRFSLEISVNRNLAEQQAAAEGEQESPEESQEESPEVPQEESPEVSLEETPEVQEVVANAEPQVVPMETEVVEEPVVEELAVVVEPEPELEEIVSQEVLADPPSSPAAASLPEQPALSPSPRRGQRRPRSRSPEPRRTRARTARSRSPLNLDQMDGLPNPRNIQSSQGQDALPINLPVPQVEGSSRTRQHVPARQSTVDSDVQPSRASPETVLETQNVTSQEGDAAGGEGGVAGRRPPTIMLDLQVRRVRPGEYRQRDSIASRTRSRSQNSNNTFLYESERGGFRRTFSRSERAGVRTYVSTIRIPIRRISDAGLGEATSMALQSMIRQIMTGFGELGYLMDSDSDSSDSNRGVNTPADLAEAVSNPEVAPAADVDEPPVAAGVRARTAEPDVDESLATGPPASSGRARPRPPNSLEEPSSLPFLRLAHFFLLNDDDEDQPQGLTKEQIDNLSMRNFGESDALKTCSVCITEYAEGNKLRKLPCSHEYHVHCIDRWLSENSTCPICRRAVLVSANRESVV, encoded by the exons ATGGAGGGGTCTGACAGTTTAGATCAGAGTGGCAGTGACCAACCAGAGTCGCAGCGCACAAGTCAGCAGGACCGCCTGAGCAGGGAAGAGGCTTTCTATCAGTTTGTCAACAATCTCAGTGATGAAGACTATCGACTCATGAGAGACAACAATCTTTTGGGCActccag GAGAAGCAACAGAAGATGAGCTGTTAAGTAGACTTCAGCAACTCAAAGATGGTCCTGAGCAGCAGAACAACACCCCCACCCCTGAAAATGGAGACGATCCAGTTG AACCACCAGAGAACTCTGAGGATCCTGCCAGTGGGGATAGCCTCTTGGACTGGCTGAACACCGTAAGGCGCACCGGCAACACAACAAGAACTGGACATCGTGGAAACCAGTCATGGCGGGCCGTCAGCCAAACAAACCCAAACAGTGGCGATTTCCGCTTCAGCCTGGAGATAAGTGTGAACCGCAACCTGGCTGAACAGCAGGCAGCCGCCGAGGGGGAGCAGGAGTCTCCTGAGGAGTCTCAAGAAGAGTCTCCAGAGGTCCCTCAAGAGGAATCTCCAGAGGTGTCCCTAGAGGAGACACCAGAGGTCCAAGAAGTTGTGGCAAACGCTGAACCCCAAGTCGTCCCCATGGAGACCGAAGTGGTGGAAGAACCAGTTGTTGAGGAGTTGGCTGTTGTAGTAGAACCAGAGCCTGAACTAGAAGAGATTGTTTCACAAGAGGTTTTAGCAGATCCTCCCAGCTCACCTGCTGCAGCTTCCTTGCCAGAACAACCGGCACTTTCCCCTTCTCCACGCAGAGGACAAAGGAGACCCCGCAGCCGCAGTCCAGAGCCACGCAGGACTAGGGCCCGTACAGCAAGGAGCCGCTCCCCTCTTAACTTGGATCAGATGGATGGTCTCCCTAATCCTCGTAATATTCAAAGCTCTCAAGGCCAGGACGCCTTACCCATTAACCTCCCTGTCCCTCAAGTGGAGGGCAGTTCTCGGACTCGACAACATGTGCCCGCCAGGCAAAGCACTGTAGATAGTGATGTTCAGCCATCTAGGGCTAGCCCAGAAACTGTCTTGGAGACACAAAATGTCACATCTCAGGAAGGAGACGCCGCTGGGGGGGAAGGGGGTGTAGCTGGGCGTCGTCCCCCTACTATTATGCTTGACCTCCAGGTGCGTCGTGTGCGTCCAGGCGAGTATCGCCAGAGAGACAGCATTGCCAGTCGTACCCGCTCACGTTCCCAGAACTCTaacaacacatttctttatGAAAGTGAGCGTGGTGGATTTCGTAGGACTTTCTCCCGCTCTGAGCGTGCTGGTGTGCGGACCTATGTCAGCACAATTCGCATCCCTATCAGAAGAATCTCTGATGCAGGTTTGGGAGAGGCAACCTCAATGGCTCTCCAGTCTATGATTCGGCAGATTATGACTGGTTTTGGTGAACTCGGCTACCTCATGGATTCAGACTCTGATTCTTCAGATTCAAATCGAGGAGTAAACACACCGGCTGATCTGGCTGAAGCTGTCAGTAACCCagaagttgctcctgctgctgatgTTGATGAACCCCCTGTGGCTGCTGGAGTCAGAGCAAGGACAGCTGAGCCAGATGTGGATGAGAGTCTTGCCACCGGTCCACCTGCCTCTAGTGGCAGAGCTCGACCAAGACCACCTAATAGCCTAGAAGAGCCCAGCTCATTACCATTCCTGCGACTCGCCCACTTCTTCCTcttaaatgatgatgatgaggaccAGCCCCAAGGGCTGACCAAAGAGCAGATTGACAACCTCTCCATGCGCAATTTTGGTGAGAGCGATGCCTTGAAGACTTGCAGTGTCTGCATAACAGAGTATGCAGAAGGTAACAAGCTACGCAAGCTTCCCTGCTCTCATGAGTACCATGTGCACTGCATTGATCGTTGGCTGTCAGAAAACTCCACTTGCCCAATCTGCCGCAGGGCAGTCCTAGTTTCAGCCAACCGAGAGAGCGTGGTGTAG
- the nexmifb gene encoding neurite extension and migration factor, giving the protein MDVLTESSLTLIVKTSEPENASAEKTGICEQSGDLSLCGLVDAALPPASSPPAAETSQQACQTHQRTTPTSPTLSVPLDTDSSLSLTATPCPPTDDAPTVVPQLQHTPTPTSLPTQAVSSWDPKGDTQKTSLLLPVALPLSTTMMEPGTVSVLTDECLLQPTRTCLGCFIETRDATDPNSIQNPPLDPNTNHDTETGLSVRIGDVSREDFSDINNISIQCLSHAGEAVSHYGEQLLSDQLLSFPLPKAPGEGKREDENKTTEDCDDPEDDVTAKNLYEGLLLDKVSGEEVLLANASQDWGYFESFISESKMELLDLCSKNELSVNLFSEEDVDNLFDDEDDDSTLSSDVCSLKIRYESFQDNMREKTNVLQEETQFNFFPSVLANCAKKEEGAGVLRRSVEDAQPKTNELILETGQEEKVGDCSGKSPLDGSQGSPMSTPKVNYLMDFNSTEESGEFSDDSSCTGSSSDTLQEGRFKKGHSKRLLSPSNPLNYGLRSKRKVRYSDDYLYDVDSLESEKNAEKKEKVPTGQKEEEDVDWCPKKRRKSCRKEPPVVIKYIIINRFKGERLMSVKLGRLEPVDAAVSLNTETVSKYERLAPLKDFWHERQRERQEQLKLAARDKQQRGVHLNGRHHRPFNSSHPKRKYKIANRLKVQRIHTVEQSATAQGSPLSDQGQRGVSKEEATPTVAGITAAPGLPVTLDTNSIMHTVTAKSRSQEREEREGRRLGGNKTVRIRKFKSEARLRSKKMKEAEGEEGRSVTNETDACVAAAQIEDLTAELEEAGISSTTVKAHFSDNTTTAHTSEERFPFVSSNCSPDKAPSEEEVEAGVPVIPGGYLQTLLDATDSSSGATIPYFPQQSSRQQYPLGLSLEEKQFSSLQLAQSCVLSPPSESELQQSPQNCPSFPSMWHPQLCPSHSQSFGPETPETPILPNNFPATVPLNDNMPVSNYSQLSPEADRLLYDKSYLTESGLQPGADLQVCQAACVEGQVQYQRGSLCTDNGRLISYDSVGSLSASSSNYSSLSLKSCEREGEEEGRDNFLAHCSPKVVIQQSVDALTPLRESSDLLDISNFTPDKFRHSSLSELSPPETPNLSPQVVGREMKISGNVGEYQDVNDMTMDCNREAKWNCDVMQQQEHTANTYTAEDSQFPLHNFNSQDVLTIDKKELGATEFDEQTGETLAGAKSIKSKRKGNCKQTAAGQGPKKVRAPRAAKSEKVKTPKQNSRSTKKIKAMLEGKAAKNQAGGCGTGLTDSSSIGEWSGTGWSESNSLVGDDQREFEEPSNILSNIVSGMAEVQRFMMASIEPLWNPMSEACMPSEANSLNLKTLKILAGTEADLKKKGAALTGAGRGRKAGGKGGKNQAKFNASHPLFPQLALGCNMFDKPNFINPGPAHKKLYRHKTSAKFPRIETLKGKRAERDPNKDLALMTSFEKLR; this is encoded by the exons ATGGATGTGTTAACAGAAAGCAGTCTCACATTGATTGTGAAGACTTCAGAACCAGAAAATGCAAGTGCAGAGAAAACAG gGATATGTGAGCAGAGCGGTGATCTGAGTCTGTGCGGCCTTGTTGATGCTGCTCTCCCTCCAGCCTCATCTCCTCCTGCCGCAGAGACTTCACAGCAGGCCTGCCAAACTCACCAGAGGACCACGCCCACATCACCAACACTCTCTGTTCCCCTTGACACTGACTCCTCTTTGAGTCTAACAGCAACCCCTTGCCCCCCCACTGATGATGCGCCGACTGTAGTCCCCCAGCTTCAGCACACCCCCACTCCCACATCACTTCCCACTCAAGCTGTAAGCTCTTGGGACCCAAAAGGAGACACCCAGAAGACGTCTCTTCTGCTGCCTGTTGCACTCCCTCTGTCAACTACAATGATGGAGCCTGGCACGGTGTCTGTCCTGACGGATGAGTGTCTTCTTCAGCCTACACGCACCTGCCTCGGCTGCTTCATCGAGACCCGGGATGCTACTGACCCTAATTCCATCCAGAACCCACCCCTCGACCCAAACACCAACCATGACACAGAGACTGGGTTAAGTGTGAGGATAGGAGATGTGAGCCGAGAAGACTTCTCTGACATCAACAATATCAGCATCCAGTGCCTGAGCCATGCGGGGGAGGCAGTGAGTCATTATGGTGAACAGCTCCTCTCTGACCAGCTACTTAGCTTTCCTCTGCCGAAGGCCCCAGGTGAGGGcaagagagaggatgaaaacaaaacaacggAGGACTGCGATGACCCTGAGGATGATGTGACAGCTAAAAACCTGTATGAGGGACTGTTATTGGACAAAGTGAGCGGAGAGGAGGTTCTGCTGGCCAATGCCAGCCAGGACTGGGGCTACTTTGAATCCTTCATCAGCGAGAGTAAAATGGAACTGCTGGACCTGTGTTCTAAGAATGAACTGTCAGTCAACCTCTTCTCTGAGGAAGATGTTGACAATCTCTTTGATGATGAAGACGATGACTCAACTTTGAGTAGTGATGTCTGTTCATTGAAGATTCGTTACGAATCTTTCCAGGACAACATGagggaaaaaacaaatgtgctcCAAGAAGAGACACAGTTTAACTTCTTCCCGAGTGTCCTGGCCAACTGTGCCAAGAAAGAGGAGGGAGCAGGAGTCTTGAGGAGGAGTGTTGAGGATGCTCAGCCCAAAACTAATGAGCTAATACTGGAGACAGGACAGGAAGAAAAGGTGGGGGACTGCAGTGGTAAGAGCCCCCTTGATGGTTCCCAAGGGTCACCCATGTCAACACCCAAAGTCAACTACCTAATGGACTTCAATTCAACAGAGGAGTCAGGTGAATTCAGCGATGACAGCTCCTGCACTGGCTCCTCCTCAGACACCCTGCAGGAGGGCAGATTTAAGAAGGGCCACTCAAAGAGATTGCTCAGCCCATCTAACCCTCTCAACTATGGTTTGCGCTCCAAGAGAAAGGTTCGATACAGTGATGATTACTTATATGATGTTGATTCGCTTGAAAGTGAGAAGaatgcagagaaaaaagagaaagttcctacgggtcaaaaagaggaagaggacgtaGACTGGTGTCCTAAGAAGCGTCGGAAATCATGTCGGAAAGAGCCACCAGTGGTAATCAAGTACATCATCATCAACAGGTTCAAAGGAGAAAGACTCATGTCAGTGAAACTGGGCAGGTTGGAACCTGTGGATGCTGCTGTGagtttaaacacagaaacagtaaGCAAATATGAGAGACTGGCTCCTCTGAAGGATTTCTGGCATGAgaggcaaagagagagacaggaacagCTTAAGCTGGCTGCCAGAGATAAACAACAACGCGGCGTTCATCTAAACGGACGCCATCATCGTCCTTTTAACTCTAGTCatccaaaaagaaaatacaagatAGCAAACAGGCTTAAGGTTCAGAGGATTCACACTGTGGAGCAATCAGCAACAGCACAGGGCTCCCCTCTCTCTGATCAGGGCCAGAGAGGTGTCAGTAAAGAAGAGGCCACCCCCACGGTAGCAGGAATAACAGCAGCCCCAGGCCTCCCAGTGACATTAGACACAAACTCCATCATGCACACAGTCACAGCCAAGAGCCGCtcccaggagagagaggagagggaggggaggagattgGGAGGAAATAAAACAGTCAGGATAAGGAAATTCAAAAGCGAAGCCAGGCTGAGGagcaagaaaatgaaagaggcagaaggagaggaggggaggagcgTGACAAATGAAACGGATGCCTGTGTCGCTGCGGCACAGATTGAGGACCTTACTGCTGAGTTAGAAGAGGCAGGCATTAGCTCAACCACAGTCAAAGCCCATTTCTCTGACAATACCACCACAGCTCACACATCTGAGGAGAGATTTCCCTTTGTTTCGTCCAACTGCTCTCCTGACAAAGCTCcctcagaggaggaggtggaggcggGTGTCCCTGTCATCCCAGGGGGCTACCTGCAGACCCTGTTAGATGCTACAGACTCCTCCAGTGGAGCAACTATCCCTTATTTCCCCCAGCAGTCCTCTAGGCAGCAGTATCCACTGGGGCTATCCCTAGAGGAGAAACAGTTTTCTTCTCTGCAGCTTGCTCAGAGCTGtgtcctctcccctccctccgaGTCAGAGCTACAACAATCTCCCCAGAACTGCCCCAGCTTCCCCAGTATGTGGCACCCACAGCTATGCCCAAGCCACAGCCAGAGCTTTGGGCCTGAGACCCCTGAGACTCCCATCTTACCCAACAACTTCCCAGCTACAGTGCCCTTGAATGACAACATGCCAGTGTCTAACTACAGCCAGCTGAGCCCTGAGGCTGACAGGCTGCTTTATGATAAGAGCTACCTGACTGAGTCTGGGCTGCAGCCTGGGGCAGATCTGCAAGTGTGTCAGGCTGCCTGTGTGGAAGGCCAGGTGCAATACCAGAGAGGGTCCCTGTGTACAGACAATGGCAGGCTCATCAGCTATGACTCAGTGGGTTCTCTGTCAGCCTCCTCCAGCAATTACAGCTCCCTCAGCCTCAAGTCTTGTGAGcgagagggtgaggaggagggccGAGACAACTTCTTAGCTCATTGCAGTCCTAAAGTGGTGATTCAGCAGAGTGTGGATGCCCTTACCCCACTCAGGGAGTCCTCAGACCTGCTGGACATTTCCAACTTCACACCCGACAAGTTTAGACACTCATCACTGTCAGAGCTTTCCCCACCTGAAACCCCAAATCTGTCCCCGCAAGTGGTGGGACGTGAGATGAAGATCTCGGGCAATGTTGGAGAATACCAGGATGTTAATGATATGACTATGGATTGTAATAGGGAGGCAAAGTGGAACTGTGATGTTATGCAGCAACAAGAGCACACAGCAAATACATACACAGCGGAAGACAGCCAGTTTCCACTGCACAACTTTAACAGTCAAGATGTTTTAACTATAGATAAAAAGGAACTGGGAGCTACAGAATTTGATGAACAGACCGGTGAAACTTTGGCTGGTGCAAAGAGCATTAAGTCAAAGAGGAAAGGCaattgcaaacaaacagctgcaggACAGGGCCCGAAGAAAGTCCGGGCTCCCAGAGCTGCTAAGTCAGAAAAGGTCAAAACCCCCAAACAGAACTCACGTTCCACCAAAAAGATAAAGGCCATGTTGGAGGGTAAGGCAGCAAAGAACCAAGCAGGTGGTTGTGGCACAGGTCTGACTGACAGTAGTAGCATTGGGGAGTGGTCTGGCACTGGCTGGTCAGAGAGCAACAGCCTGGTTGGAGACGACCAGAGAGAATTTGAAGAGCCCTCCAATATTCTGTCCAACATTGTCTCTGGCATGGCTGAGGTCCAAAGGTTCATGATGGCCTCCATTGAGCCACTCTGGAATCCAATGTCTGAGGCCTGCATGCCCTCTGAGGCCAATAGTCTCAACCTAAAGACCCTCAAAATCTTGGCAGGCACAGAGGCTGACCTGAAGAAAAAAGGAGCCGCGCTAACAGGGGCCGGGAGAGGCAGAAAGGCAGGGGGAAAGGGAGGGAAAAACCAGGCCAAATTTAATGCTTCTCATCCCTTATTCCCCCAGCTAGCTCTGGGCTGTAACATGTTTGACAAACCCAACTTTATTAACCCCGGCCCTGCACACAAAAAGCTCTACCGCCACAAGACCAGTGCAAAGTTCCCTCGAATTGAGACACTGAAGGGGAAGCGAGCTGAGAGGGACCCAAATAAGGACTTAGCACTGATGACCTCTTTTGAAAAACTGAGGTAA
- the glod5 gene encoding glyoxalase domain-containing protein 5 has translation MALRAVGTRLRQVHVNRFKVVSIQTLVDVKLKRTCPVEISHLDHLVLTVKSVPDTVNFYTSVLGMEVITFKGNRKALGFGQQKFNLHQLGQEFEPKAKYPTSGSADLCLITKTPLATVAEHLKVCGVEIEEGPVERTGAVGTITSLYLRDPDHNLIEVSNYTNSSSD, from the exons ATGGCGCTGCGTGCAGTTGGGACTCGTTTGCGGCAGGTTCACGTTAACCGCTTCAAG GTTGTCTCCATCCAAACACTTGTGGATGTGAAATTGAAAAGAACCTGTCCGGTTGAAATAAGTCACCTGGACCACTTGGTTCTGACTGTGAAAAGTGTGCCAGACACGGTCAACTTTTATACCTCTGTCCTTGGCATGGAGGTCATCACTTTCAAG GGAAACCGTAAGGCTTTGGGTTTTGGGCAGCAGAAGTTTAACCTTCATCAGCTGGGTCAGGAGTTTGAACCAAAAGCCAAGTATCCAACCTCAGGCTCTGCAGACCTTTGCCTCATCACCAAAACCCCTTTGGCTACAGTAGCTGAACATCTGAAG GTCTGTGGAGTCGAAATAGAGGAGGGTCCAGTGGAAAGGACCGGGGCTGTGGGAACCATCACCTCTTTATACTTAAGAGATCCAGACCACAATCTCATTGAAGTGTCAAACTATACCAATTCATCATCAGACTGA